From Poecile atricapillus isolate bPoeAtr1 chromosome Z, bPoeAtr1.hap1, whole genome shotgun sequence, one genomic window encodes:
- the LOC131573193 gene encoding epiphycan, whose amino-acid sequence MQTFVNVFLGFFIFESVGAAPITDTIIYDSEFYDIPLGELPHPFAYDENKQSDRVETDIGTELSSVIQESYSSAPLTEETEDEASTPKLIDGSSAQGSGVLGPQTQDGLPTCLLCTCLGTTVYCDDRDLDAVPPLPKKTTYFYSRYNRIKKISRNDFANLNHLKRIDLTANFISDIHKDAFRRLPQLQELVLRDNRIRQLPDLPSTLTFIDVSKNRLGRRGIPNEAFKNLDELQHLYITDNNLDHIPLPLPESLQALHLQNNNIQEMHEDTFCKMRDFTYVRRALEDIRLDGNPINLSKTPYAYMCLPRLPVGNLI is encoded by the exons atgcAGACCTTTGTTaatgtttttctgggtttttttatctttgaGTCTGTTGGAGCTGCCCCCATCACTGATACCATAATTTATGATTCTGAGTTTTATGACATACCACTTGGAGAGCTGCCTCATCCATTTGCCTATGATGAAAACAAGCAGTCTGACCGAGTAGAG ACAGATATTGGGACAGAACTATCTTCTGTAATTCAAGAGAGTTATTCTTCTGCACCATTGACAGAAGAAACCGAAGATGAAGCATCAACACCAAAATTAATTGATGGGTCTTCAGCACAGGGGTCAGGGGTTCTTGGACCCCAGACTCAAGATG GTCTTCCCACTTGCCTTTTGTGTACATGCCTAGGCACCACAGTCTACTGTGATGATCGTGACCTTGATGCTGTTCCACCATTGCCTAAGAAAACCACATATTTCTATTCACGCTATAACAGAATCAAGAAGATCAGCAGAAATGACTTTGCTAACTTAA ACCATTTAAAGAGGATTGATTTGACTGCAAACTTCATATCAGATATCCACAAGGATGCCTTCCGAAGATTGCCCCAACTTCAGGAGTTGGTGCTTCGTGACAACAGGATAAGGCAACTCCCTGACCTACCATCTACCTTAACGTTCATTGATGTTAGTAAGAACAGGCTTGGTCGTAGAGGGATACCAAATGAGGCATTTAAA AATCTGGATGAACTGCAGCATCTTTATATCACTGACAATAATTTGGATCACATTCCACTGCCACTCCCTGAAAGCCTCCAAGCGCTTCATCTTCAG aaCAACAACATTCAAGAGATGCATGAAGATACTTTCTGCAAAATGAGAGATTTTACTTATGTGCGTAGGGCCCTCGAAGACATCAGACTGGATGGTAATCCCATCAACCTGAGCAAAACGCCTTATGCATACATGTGTCTACCCCGTTTGCCAGTTGGTAACCTCATCTAA